A stretch of the Triticum urartu cultivar G1812 unplaced genomic scaffold, Tu2.1 TuUngrouped_contig_6176, whole genome shotgun sequence genome encodes the following:
- the LOC125530248 gene encoding mitogen-activated protein kinase kinase kinase 12-like, with translation MMQVGDLGLSKVKCQTLISSGVSGMLPWMAPELLNGTTILVSEKVDVYSFGIVLWEILTGEEPYAGLHYGAILGGIVMNTLRPPVPDSCDPEWRSLMEQCWATEPLQRPSFTQIAARLRSMAAAKKAQPYGN, from the exons ATGATGCAGGTTGGTGATCTTGGACTTTCCAAAGTAAAGTGCCAGACGCTCATCTCTTCTGGTGTGAGTGGAATGCTTCCATGGATGGCCCCAGAACTTCTGAATGGGACTACCATCTTGGTCTCTGAAAAG GTTGACGTCTACTCTTTTGGGATTGTTCTGTGGGAAATCCTCACGGGAGAAGAGCCATATGCAGGTTTACATTACGGTGCTATTCTTG GTGGTATTGTGATGAACACTCTGCGGCCGCCCGTGCCTGACTCATGTGACCCAGAGTGGAGATCTCTGATGGAGCAATGCTGGGCGACAGAACCATTACAACGCCCAAGCTTTACCCAGATTGCTGCTAGATTGCGCTCCATGGCTGCAGCCAAGAAGGCGCAGCCCTACGGTAACTGA